CCAGGAAAGCGCGCCTGGAGCTCCAGCCAGTCCGGGTGACCCCAGTTGCGCCGGTAGCGCCCATGGTACAGCGCGAGGACCTCGTCGTGGGTGCACTCCAGCAGGCTCTCGCGGCCCGGGGGGGCGACCGTCTTGAAGTACTCCGGGTCGAACAGCGACTGACTCTCGGGAAAGTCCGCGTAGAGCTGGTCTCCCACCCACAGCACGAACTTGACGTCGCAGCGCTCCCACGCCACACGCGCGACGCGCAGCATCCGCAGCCCCATCTCGTGCATCTCGCCCTTGTCGTCGAAGGGCTGGTGGCAGCTCGCCACGCCGAGGCAGAAGCGCCGGGGCATCTGCGAGGGCCTGGAGGGGAGCGTCTCGAAGCAACCCTCACCCACGAGCACGCCATCCGCCCGGCTGATGCGGTAGCCGTAGCGCGTGACCGGCTCGAGGGGCCGGGCCCCGGCGATGTCGTCCGGGTAGGCGAAGGCATGGGTGTGGTCGCTGTGTGCGCGGTCGCCCATGTCGAAGGCGTAGGTGACGCGCTCGGAGCGCACTGCGTCCAGCCAGAGCTCGAGCCGGTGCGCTCCCCCTCCAGGCGAGCGCATCCAGAGTCGCACACCACGCGGGCTCACGCGGCCCACCGCCACGGCGCGCTCCATCACGGGGAGTTCGGTCCGCATGGATCCAGAGTGGGGATGCCCGAGGCTGCCGGCCAGCAGCCCCTTGCCCTACTCCAAGCTACGTCCCGGCGGCACCGGCGACCCTGGAGCAGGCCACCTGGCAAGGGCTGGGCTCCTCCCTCGCCTCCTGAGCCAGGCCCAGGTTGCTTCACCGAAGGCGGCTCCCAGCGGCGCGGCTCAGCAGAACTGGATGAAAGGTGTGTCAACGACTTCCAACGCAATGGAGCCGCTTCCCTGGGGCCAAGGCCTGGCCTGGGAGATTTCCCCTACCGAGGCCTCTTCAGGAACTCCAGGATCGTTCCATTCACGCGCTCCGCCCAGGGCGACGTAGGATTCCTCGACCCACTCGTCGACCATCCGTTGGCTGGCCTCATCCCCGCGCACGAGGTCCTCTGAACAGCTCATCCAGCCAACGCGCATGGTCCTCCGGACTCTCGATGCAGCGTCCATGTCGGGGAGGGGAAGCGAGGCGCCAGACACGCGGTCCGGCGCCCTGCCTCCTCCCTCGATACCTCGCCGCTACTGGCAGGCGATGCCGGGCAGGCCCCGGTACGCGCCCTGCGAGGTCCACCGCGTGTAGGGCGTACCGCACGAGCCCGCGTACGGGTCATCGATGCCGTAGTTCGGCACCCAGTACTCGAAGTGCAGGTGCGGCCCCGTGGAGGCCCCGGACGAGCCCGCCCGCGCAATCCAATACGCGCAGGCAAGGGACGTGTTCCGGGCGAACTGCTGCGTGTACTTCATCAGGTGCCAGTACTTGGTCTTCGTGCCATCCGCGTGCCGCATGATGATGTAGTTGGCCGTGTAGAGGCCGCAGGCGGCGTACGGGTTGGCCTGGTCCCAGTAGTTGCACCGGTCGAAGTACCCATCCACCGAGGACTCGATGACGCCCGCGGCGGCGTTCATCACCCACACGCCGTAGTCCATCTTGCTGAACCCGCCCACCAGGGCGTAGTCCGTGCCCGTGTGGCCGGAGTAGCGCACGCCTCCACACGCGTAGTCCCGGCCACCGTAATCCTTGTACGCGCTCACCGTGCAGCCACCGTTGCCACACTGGTCCCCGAGCTGCGACATGGGGAAGCGGAACATCGTCTGCGCCGAGGAGACCCCCGGCAGCGCCACCAGCGCGAAGAGCAGCGTCGCGGCGAGCTTCTTCATCGTGTTCATCACTTCTCACCTCCCACATCCGGAGCCGCCTGGCCCGTGCGCACGTTGATCTTCCAGAACTCGCCGCCGCCCGCGTTGTAGCGGAGCACGTCGTCGCTCACCCACTCCATGTGGTGGCTCGAGACGGGCGGAGGGACGAAGCCCTCCGGAGCGCCCCCGAACAGCATGTGGCTCTCCAGCCCGATGTTGGTGAGCTGCTTGGGCTCGGCGCCATCCACCGTCGTGACGAAGAACGACGCCACGCTGGTGCGGCCGGACACGAAGACCACCGTCTTGCCATCCGGCGAGATGCTGGGCGTCGCGTCGATTCCGGGCCCATCCGCCAGCACCTTCACGCGGCCTTTCAGATCGATGATGCCCACGGACGTCTCGTGTCCCTCGCCGTCACCCACCAGCGTGGCCACCAGGGCGTCACCCTTCGCCGTCGGGAACAGATCTCCGCCCACCTTCTGGGCCAGCAGCCGCTCGCGGCCGTTGGACTCGCGCAGGCGCAGGTTGCCCTGCCCATCCAGCAGCGCCACGTTCTGCCCCACCGCACGCGCCTCACGGTACTTGAACTCGCGATCCACCACGCGCACCGCGCCGGTCGACTCGTCATACTGGGCGATGGCCAGCAGCGGCACGTCGTCCGTCGCCAGTGGCTGCTCCGGAATCTCGGCGATGATACCCACCATCATGTTTCGGCCTTGACCGAAGAGGTGGACGAACCGGGCCTTGGGTCCGAACTCCTTCTCGACGGCGGGGACGATGCGCTCACGCGCCTTCTCGACACGGCGAAGGTCCGACGGGTTCATGCGACCCGCCGCCGACGCGCTGGTCGCGGCCAGTGTCAATGCCGCAATGGAGAAAAATAGCTTTTTCATCGGACTCCCGGGGAAGGGGGGGTTACCAGGACTGGCACAACGGGCACTTCCTCCTAAAGACGGAGAAAATTGGCGCGCGTCTCACGCGGGCCGAAAAAATCATGCTGGCAAATTTTTCGCGTGAAGGTGCGTGTCGGCATGCTCCCGGCCCACGCGCCGATGCATGCGCTCATGAGCCCCCTCGGGAGAGCCAGAGCGGATGAGCAGTGGCTGCGCCAGACTCAGCACCACGCCTGCTGGGGTGCTCCCCGTGCCGGGGCCACCTTCGGTCAGGCGCTCGAAGGGTCACTCCACCGGCCGGGTCGACTTCAACACGCGCTGGCCATCCACGAAGTAGACGAAGTCCTCGGCGTCGACGTGGATGAAGGGCTGCCCCACGAAGAGGTTGGGGACCGTCGCCCCGTCCATTCGCGGCGCCCCGAAGGGCTTCCACTCCTCGTGCGAGCGCTCCCAGAACAGGATGGCTTCGTCCGCCGAGTCGTCCTTGATGGTCAGCAGGTTGCCACGGCTCGTCGCGGCCAGCGGCACGCGGTCCTTGACGCCCTGCCAGGTGCGGCCCTGGTCCTCCGAGCTCGCGGCGAAGGAGTCCACGGCCCGGCAGCCGGACAGATCCGATACGAAGCCCCACAGCCGACCGCTCGGGTCCGCGGTGGTCACCTCCGGCTGGTATCGGGGGCTCACCGGCGACTGCTCGGGGTTCTGGATGATCTGCGCGGTGACCGGCTGCCAGCTCGCGCCCTCGTCGCGGCTCTCCAGCAGCGCGCGCCGGTCGCAGCCGGCGTTGTCCGAGCCGCTCACGAACAACCGCCCCGGCGTCTCCACCAGCGCCTTGACGGTGACCGAGTTGGTGCTCGTGTTCGACATCCGGACCGGCTCGCTCCACGTGGCGCCCTCGTCTCGCGAGAAGCGCAGGCCCAGGTGGTGCGCGAGCGCCAGCCGCCCATCCCGCAGCCGCTGCAAGAAGTACGTGTTGTCGAAGAAGTGCTCCACCCTCCACTCGACGTCGCCCGGGGTGTAGGTGATGACGCCCTGGTTCCAGAGCCCCGTGTAGCGCCCACCGCCCTGGGGGAAGGCCCGCCGCAGGTTCGTCGGCGCCACCGAGGCTCCCTGGTGGGGATTCAGGATGTGGAGCGCCGTGTCCGGCGCGGCCCCGACGAAGTTGCTGAGCAGATCCATGTGGAAGTAGTACTCGCCGCCCCGGAAGAAGAGCGTCCCCAGGGATTGCCGGAACCCGTAGCGCTCGAGCGTGAAGTCCTGCTGGTAGCTGCGCCCCTCGTCGGTGGAGCGGTAGGCCAGGTCCCGGAAGTGCAGCTCGCCGGGGACGGGCTCCTCCATCTTGATCATCGAGGACCGGTTCGCCAGGCCGCCCGGCATCGGTGCGCCCACCCAGCTCGCCCCTCCGTCGCGCGAGACGAAGGCCGTGTTCTGCGTGCGCGCGAAGAGGGTGCCCGCCCGCGTCACGAACAGGTCCACGCCGCTCCAGTCGATCGAGCCCTGCTCGCTCTGCAGCACCGGCACCTGCTGCCAGGACTGGCCGTCGTCCCGGGACACCTGGAGCCCGAAGTACGAGGCCACGTAGATCGCTCCGTCCGCGCCAAAGTGCACCGAGGGCCGGTACGTGCGGTAGCTGAACGGCAGGCTCGGCAGCTCCACCTCGGGCCAGGGCGCGTCCTGGGTGAAGTCCCGGCGGCGCCCCAGCCACACCCGGGCCTTCTCGTCTCCCGTCTGGCCCGTGCCGGCGTCCACCTCCTGCCGCACGGTGAACACGGTGCCATCCTCGCGATACCCCCACGCGCTCCAGGCCGGCTCGCCGTTGAGGTAGTAGATGATGTCCTTGTCCAGCTCGATATAGGCCAGGCCGTGCTTGCCGGTGAGGGCGAGGCCCGCCGTCGGCGTGACGAAGACCCACTTCTGGATGGACCCGAGCGCCGCGGCGTTGATCTCCTTCCAGGTGCGGCGCTTGTCGAACGAGACGAACACGTTGACGGTGTCCAGGTAGACGCTGTCGCCCATCGCCTCCACCTGCTGGAGCACCCGCGGATCGCCTCCCTCGACCGGAGGCGTGGCGAACTCGAGCGGAAACCCCTCGCCATCCGCGACGACCACCTCATCGGGATCCCTCTGGGTGGGACAGGCGGACAGGAGGACGAGCGCCCCCAGCAGGGCGGCGAGACGACGGCAGACGGGCATCGGGGGACCTCCGGGGAGCACGACCCCTGGAGTATAGGCGCGGGATAGGAGCCCAGTTGCCTGCGCCACCTGAACGAACCGGCCGTTCGATTCCCGCCCCCCCCACCATTTGGTCCGTGGCCGCCCCGGTGGGATGATGGGCCTCCCGCCGATCGCGCGGTGTCCTCATGAAACACAAGCTCGTCGACTACTTCCGCCACATCGCGCATCTGTCGGACGAGGAAGCGCAGGCCATCCTGGACAGCATGGTGGTGAAGACCTATCCGAAGGGGACGCACCTGCTCATGGCGGGCCAGGTCTGCACCGAGGCCTACTTCGTCCTCCAGGGCTGCGTCCGCCAGTACTCCGTCGTCGACGGTGAAGAGCGGAGCCACGGGTTCTTCACCGAGGACGAATGGGTCCTCTCGGTTCACAGTATGGTGACCCAGACTCCGGCGGATCACTTCCTGGTCTGCGCGGAGGACACCACGGTGGTGGTGGGCACCGAGCAACGCGAGCAGGACTTGTATCGACGCTTCCCGCGCTTCGAGACCATCTCCCGGATGGCGATGCAGAAGGTCCTGGCGGAACAGCAGGAGCGGTTCGCCTCCTACCTCACCGATGGTCCGGAGCAGAGGTACCTCAAGCTCTCGAAGACGCGGCCGGACATCTTCCAGCGGATTCCGCAGTACCAGCTGGCCAGCTACATCGGCGTGAAGCCCGAGTCGCTGAGCCGGATCCGAAAGCGCATCGCCACGCGCGGCAAGCCGGCTACGCCGCGACGGAAGGCGTGACCGTCCGGAACCCCTTGGCGATGAGCCAGCCGCCGAGGAACACCTCGAACAGGCCCCCGGGCGCGGAGAAGAGGATGCCCCACGGCAGCCCGAAGAGCTCGAGCACGGACCCCAGCGCCAGAAACCCGTAGCCCACCGCGCCCACCAGCGGGAGCAACGAGGGCAGAAGCCGGGACCGGTACAGCGACAAGCAGAACGCCACGCTGCCGGCCCCCAGGATGATCATCGCGAGCTGGTATGCCCAGAAGTTTCCCTTCGAGAGAAGATTGAACAGGGTCACCCGCTCCGGCGTCGTCTGCCCTTGCGCGGATTCTCCGAGCTGCAGGATGGACAGAAGGAACACCACCCCGACGATGAGGAGCAGCGCCTCCATCACCCGCGTGCAGACGTACGCGACGGCGATGCCCGAGCTCCGCTCGCGGAGGATCGGAAAGAACAGCACGCCAATCCCGACGACGGTGATGGAGTTCAACAGGAGCAGCAGCGCGCCCCAGACGAACGGCGTCCTCTGACCGGCCACCGCGGCCAGGTGTTCCGGATCCTTCAGGACGGAGGTGATGAGCGCGGTGCCGATGCCGTAGGCGAAGAACGGCAGGAGAAAGAGAATCCCCAGGACGCGGGAGTGAAGGCGGGTGGTGTTCATCTCGAGGGTTCCAGAGCGTTCAGCGACGTTGTGGCCTCGAAAGTAGGAGAGGGGCGCCCTCGCCCGCATTGATGAGGGTTAATAAATGCGAGCCGCGCTCCGCTCGCCGCCGAAGCGCCGGGACCCCCCAATCCGCTTTCGGCGCGCATCACGCGATCCGATATGATCCCTCCCTCCATGGACCAGACACCTCCGCCGAATCTCTCGCAGCAGCTCCTGGAGCACATCTCCAGCTACTGGATCTCCCAGGTCATCGGTGTGGTCGCGCGACTTCGCCTCGCGGACCTGCTCGCAAGCGGTCCTCTCTCGAGCGAGGCGCTGGCGCCGCGGGTCGGAGCCCACCCGGAGGGGCTGTATCGCCTGATGCGCGCGGGGGTGGTCGCGGGCCTCTTCACGCAGGTGCCTCCCCGCACATTCACGCTCACCCCGCTGGGGGCCTGCCTCCGTTCGGAGGTGCCCGGGTCGATGCGCGACATGGCCATCATGCAGACCGCCCCCGGCCATTGGCTGCCCTGGGGAGACCTCGTCACCGCCGTGCGGACGGGTCACTCCCCGGTCCGCCAGGTGCTGGGGACCGACCTCTGGGAGCACTACCAGAAGAACCCGGAGGAGGCCGCGCACTTCGACCGTGCGATGGGCAGCTTCTCCAGCTTCGTCGCCGCGGAAGTGGCACGCCTCCACGACTTCTCACCCTATGCCCGCGTGGCCGATGTGGGGGGGAGCCAGGGCGTGTTGCTCGCCACCGTGCTCCGTGCCCACCCCTCCTGCCGAGGCATCCTCTTCGATCTACCGCACGTCATCGACGGAGCCCGGGCCCATGTGGAGGCGGAGGGGTTGGGCCAGAGGATGGACCTGGTGGCGGGGAGCTTCTTCGAGCCCGTCATCCCCACCGCGGAGGCCTACCTCCTCAAGCACATCCTTCATGACTGGGACGACGCCTCGTCCACCTCCATCCTCCGGCAGATTCATCGCGCCGCACCGCCGGGAGCCCGGCTGCTCGTGGTGGAGATGGTGATGCCGGACGGGGAGCCTTCGCGCACGGCCCTCATCGACCTCAACATGTTCGTGGTCTCGGATGGACGCGAGCGCACGGCCCGCGAGTACGAGGTGCTGCTCGCCAGCACCGGCTGGGCGCTGGAGGGCATCACTCCCTCCCCGAGCGGCGTGAGCCTCATCGAGGCGCGCAAGCGCTGACCGGGCCCTGGCAGCCGTCGCGCGATTCGTGGCGAAACCGCCTCAGATGGTCGGCACGGGGGTGTTCACCACGGAGGGGAACGGGTTGGAGTTGAGAATCCGCCGGATGTCATCGGCGCTATTGGCCGCGGGGAGACTGTTGAGGATGGTCCCCATATTGTAGTGAGTACGGCGTCCAGCTCTCCCGAGGCTTCCGGGCCCTCAAGGTGTGGATGAGCCTCAAGGCATACGGGGCCGCGAAGTACGGCCGTCTCATCGAGCAGAACGTGGAGCAGGCCCACCTGCTCGGGCGCCGGGTGGACGCGGAGCCGGAGCTCCAACGTCTGGCGCCGGTGTCCCTCAACATCACGTGCTTCCGGTATGTCGGCCGGGGCGCTCCCGAGGCCCGGCTCGACGCGTGGAACCGCGAGCTGCTCTGCCGTCTGCACGAGTCCGGCGTGGCCGTGCCCTCCTATACGACGCTGGAGGGGCGCTACTGCCTGCGCGTCTGTTTCAACAACCATCGCACCCGCCGGGAGGACCTCGAGCTGTTCGTCCAGGAAGTGCTACGGCTCGGCCGGGAGATCGCCGGGGCGGAGGCGTGAGAGCGCCAGGTGGCTCGCCTCCCCAGCGACGACCCGCCAGCCGGTGCGGACGACAGTCCGTCGTGGCGGCGTCGGAGCTGAAATTCTCCGCGCTGCTCAGGCGTCTCCCTGCGTGCTCTCCATGGAAGATTCGTCCTCCAATTACCTGTCTCTCCTTTGTGCGGGCAGCGGTAACGACCAGCCCTCTCGCCAAGCCACGCATCCCCGCTCGCAGGAGGCCCTGGCGGACTTCGTCGACTCGGCGGCCCTGGGCCTGCATTGGGTCGCGCCCAATGGAACCATCCTGTGGGCGAACCAGGCGGACTACGAGCCGCTCGGCTACACGGCCGACGAGTACATCGGCCACAACATCACCGCCTTCCACGCGGACGCCGAGGTCATCTCGGACATCCTCCAACGGCTCACGCGGGGGGAGCGGCTCCTGGAGTACCCGGCGAGGCTGCGGTGCAAGGACGGCTCGGTGCGCGAGGTCTCCATCTCCTCGAGCGTCCGCTTCGACGAGACGGGGAAGTTCCTCCACACCCGGTGCTTCACGCGGGACGTGACCGAGCACGCCCGGGTCGCACGCGCGCTGCGTGCGAGCGAGGAGCGCTTCCGGATGCTGCTGGCGGGGGTGAAGGACTTCGCCATCTTCATGCTCGATGCGGGTGGCCGCGTGGAGACGTGGAACCAGGGCGCCGAGCGGCTCTACGGCCATACGATGGAGGAGCTCGTCGGGCAGCACGTCTCGACGCTCTACACGCCCGAGGACCTTCGGGCGGGCCGAGTGGACGAAGAGCTCGCGGCGACCAGCCATCACGGCCGGTACGAGTCCGAGTGCGAGCGCGTGCGCAAGGATGGGAGCCGCTTCTGGGCGCATGTCGTCACCACAGCGCTCCGGGACGAGGAGGGACGGCTGCGGGGCTTCGCCAAGGTGACGCGGGACGTGACGGAAAAGCGGAAGGCGGAGGAGGAGAAGGAGCGGCTGCTGCGCGAGCTCAAGGCGGCCGTCGCGGCCCGCGACGAGTTCCTGTCCATTGCCTCGCACGAGCTCAAGACCCCGCTCACCTCGGTGAAGCTGAACCTGCACGCCCTGGAGCACCGCGCGGAAAAGACGGTCGAGCAGACAGAGGGCGCGGGGAGCCGCAGGCTCGTGCGCATCCACGGGCAGATCGACCGGCTGGCGAAGCTCGTCAACAGCCTGCTGGATGTGTCCCGAATCACCGCCAACCGGCTCGACTTCCATCTGGAGGAAGTGGAACTCGGAGAAGTGCTCCAGGATGTGCTGGGGCAGTTCAAGGAGGAGCTGGACCGGGCGGGATGCGCGCTGCACCTGAGAACCGACGCGGGCGTCGTCGGCCGGTGGGACCGGCTCCGGGTGGATCAGATCATCAGCAACCTGCTCTCCAATGCCATCAAGTACGGGCCGGGCAAGCCCGTCGAGGTGGATCTGCAGCGGTTGGGCAAGAGCGCGCGCCTCGTCGTTCGGGACCATGGCATCGGCATCTCGGAGCGGGACCAGGAGCGCATCTTCGATCGATTCGAGCGGGCGGTGTCGATCCAGCACTATGGAGGCTTTGGCCTCGGGCTGTGGATCAGTCGGCAGATCGCCGAGGGCCTGGGAGGCAGCATCACCGTTCACAGCCAACCGGGGCTGGGCTCGACCTTCGTCGTCGAGCTCCCCTTGAGTGGGCTACCGGGCGGAGATTGATCTCGTCCGCGGTCTCAAGCGCGAGGAGGAGGCCAACCCTCGGCGGCTTTTATCTCCGCATGGGCGATGTTGAACTCTTTCAGGACCTCCAGCGCCCGACTGGAAACCTCCAATCGAAAATCCGGAGTGAGACAGAAATCGGCATTGCGGTCCTTACCAGTCATCTTGAGCCATCGGAACTCCGGCAGGGTGCGCCCAGGGTATAGCTCTTGGAACTCTGGCGATGTGCTCACTTCAACCTCGTCCAGGCTGAAACCCACCAGTCTTGCCTCTTCGAGTGCCTTCGCGAGAGCGGAAGAGACGAGAAAGCAGGGGAAGACTTTTAGCAGATCATCACCCAGCCATCCCTCGAAGCGATGATGGAAGTGAAACACCTCTGGAGGATGAACCGACGTATTCATGACCGTGTTGTCGCCTAGTTCTCCAGCGACTTCAGGATACAATACCCACCGCTCCGTGCTCATGGCGACCTCTGTTCAATCTAGAGTGGGGGCTCGAAAAGCGCACCAAACCGCCCATCCAGTTGCCGTGCAAAATCAAGCACATCCTGCTTCGTCGGAGTGGATGACTGAAGGAGGGGGTTGCTCGTTCGTTCGGGTCAACGCCATTCAGCTCCTCTTGTGCGCTTCTGTCCTGCGTGACCTGGTGGTACGCGAGGCGCATGCGTGATGGGTTCTTGAACACGACCTCCCTCCACATCACCCGGTGGGGCGACTCCGGCCCTCGGGTGGTCATGATCCATGGGAGCGCGCAGGGCAGCGCGGTGGGCGGCGACCGCCACTTCTCCGCTCAAGCGCGGCTGGCGGAGCGAGGCTGGCGGGTGATTGTCCCGGATCGGCCCGGACACGGCCGCAGTCCGGCGCCTGGCCGCCCCGATGACGCCGAGGCGGATGGTGCGTGGGTCGCCGAGCTGCTCGAGGACGGCGCGCACCTGGTGGGCCATTCCTTCGGCGGCTGTGTCGCCGTGGCGGCCGCCGCGAAGCGTCCCTCGGCGGTTCGCTCCCTGACGCTCATCGAGCCCGGCATGCAGATGATCGCCATGCGGGATTCGCGCGTGAGGCGACAGGTCCTGAGCCTCCTGCTGGCCAAGGTCCTCCCGGGTTCCGCCGCCACGCGCGCGGCTCGGTTCGGCAAGCTGATGCGGATCCCCCCCGACATCCGAGGCGGTACCTCGCCCGAGGAGCTGGAGCGGATGGGTCGGGGCCTCGCCCAGCTCCGGCTCCCCGCCAAGGAGATGCTCCAGCGGCAACTCGGCGACATCCAACGTGAGCGCATTCCCCTGTGGGTCGTGACGGGCGGTTGGAACCCCGGCATCGAGGCCACGGCGGACGCCGTCGCGGCGCTCGGCGGCGGTCGACGGCACGTCATCGCCTCGCCCCACCACTTCCCTCAGCTGGTCTCCGACGAGTTCAATGAGCTCCTCGTGACCTTCATGAAAGAGAGCGACGCGCGCCACACCTATTAGCCTGGCCCGCCCTCTTTCAGCGCACCGTGGCCGACAACCGGTGCTCAACCTCCAGCGGGACGCCGCGAGCTTCTGCTCGCGCTTCCTCTTCTTCTTCGCCCACGTGGCCCCGGACGCCCCTGAGGTCCACCGAAGCACCCGAGGCCGCGTTGTCCTCCCCCCTCGTCGGGGTTCCACCGCCTGAACGCACTGCCGACGACAGCCCCGGCTCCGAGATCCCCTCGGGCCGGGGTTTTTTCTTTCGAGCCTGTACCGGCTGCAGCCGCGCCCCGCATGAAGAGCCCCGGCGCCGCCTCCTGCGCCGCGCGCAGCTCCTTCGCGGGCTCCCGCGAGGGAGGGATATGCTTTCGACATGGGCCTGAGCTTCTTCTGGCTATCCCTCTGCATCCCCCACGAGCACTCCTCCGCAGTTGCCGCCAGCTTCGACGCAGCTGTGGCCACCTCGCCAGTGAGTCCGACCGCGCGCCAGGTACTCGACCGCTGGCGCGAGGCCCCAGGGTCCCTTTCTCCCGAGGCAATTCCCGATCCTGCCCATCCTGGCTCTTGGACGTACCCCGAAGGGACCAAGGAGTTCGAGGAGCTCTTCCGCCCGGAGGCGCTGAGTGCATTCGGGCAGCGATTCATCAAAACGGGCGCGGAGGCGAACGGCTGGGGCATCCAGCTCGGCGCGGACAATGGCAGCCTGCTCATTACCGACCGCATCCCAGCCGCCGCCGCCCTGTACTTCGGCTTGGGGGCAGAGCAGGCGGCACGCCTACCCGGCCACTTCGGCGCCCTCTTCGTGGCTCCGAGCGATGTTGGCGGACTTCTACCAGCCCTGGATGCCGTGCTCGAGCACCCCTCACCGGAGATGCTCGCGCGGGCCCGAAGGTGGCTGAATGGCGGGAACAATACCCGCGTCCGCCCCGAGGCCCTGTTCTCCTTCATCCCCAGCGCCCTCCGGAAAGCCCTGGCGCGGAAAGAAGGAGTGTTGCTGCTCACGGCCAAGGGCTGACGAGAAGGCCGCGTTCGTCCCGGAGACCATGCCCATCGGCGCGCAGGCAACCCGGCGTCAGCGTTTACACCCCGTCACCACGACCTTGATCTGCAGGCCCGCCTCTTCCAGTGCTGGCATCAGCGCGGCCTTGTGAACCTCAGTGCCAACCCCGACCCACCTCCGTCCAGCGCAGTCGCTGCTGCAGGGAATGCGCCTGGTACGCCTGCAGCGCGTCCTCGGGCCCTTGCGCGGGCAGGGCCCCTCTTTTCTCCAACAGCCGCAGCACCCGGTGCCGCACCACCTTCAGCAACTTCTCCACCTCTGCTTGCGTGGGCGGCGGCAACGCCTCGATGCGCACGCCGCCCTCCCACCGCACGAAGACGCCGTCCGGTACCAGCGAGCGCGAGGGTCACCCCAGGCCGCGTGGTGTTGAGGCTCAAGACAGCCAAGAGGCCCAAGCCCCTGCCACGCACCTGATGGGAGCGCGGCCTGGGCAGGCGTGTACCCCAAGGGGCTGCGCGGCCTGTCCTCCGGCTGGGAGCATCACTCGGGTGGCCCCGTCAGCGGCCCTCCTCGGCCCCCGCGCTCCAGCCCTCGCCCTCAATCCGCCTTCCCTCTTTCTCATGCTTCGGCCATCCCTCCGCGGGATTCCACCGGACGGACGGTTTCGCACTGCCATGTGTTGGAACACAAGGGCCTTGAGCTGGCCCCTGGGGCCACCCTTAGCATGCATTCAGGAGAAATTCGGTATGCGCGACCTGATTCGCAGTGGGCATTTCGCCCAGATAGCCCGCCTGACCCGCAAGGCACTGCGGGTGTACGCCGAGCAGGGGTTGCTCCGTCCGGTGCACACCGATCCCCTTTCGGGCTACCACTACTACAGCTTCAGCCAACTGGAAGACGCCCGCAGAATTACCCGTCTGAGGGACTTCAACATGTCTCTGGAGGACATCCGGGAATCCCTGAGAGCATGGCATGCACCCGAACTCTCCAGCCTGCTCCAACAGCAGCAGCGA
This is a stretch of genomic DNA from Archangium violaceum. It encodes these proteins:
- a CDS encoding M23 family metallopeptidase, whose translation is MNTMKKLAATLLFALVALPGVSSAQTMFRFPMSQLGDQCGNGGCTVSAYKDYGGRDYACGGVRYSGHTGTDYALVGGFSKMDYGVWVMNAAAGVIESSVDGYFDRCNYWDQANPYAACGLYTANYIIMRHADGTKTKYWHLMKYTQQFARNTSLACAYWIARAGSSGASTGPHLHFEYWVPNYGIDDPYAGSCGTPYTRWTSQGAYRGLPGIACQ
- a CDS encoding TolB family protein, translating into MNPSDLRRVEKARERIVPAVEKEFGPKARFVHLFGQGRNMMVGIIAEIPEQPLATDDVPLLAIAQYDESTGAVRVVDREFKYREARAVGQNVALLDGQGNLRLRESNGRERLLAQKVGGDLFPTAKGDALVATLVGDGEGHETSVGIIDLKGRVKVLADGPGIDATPSISPDGKTVVFVSGRTSVASFFVTTVDGAEPKQLTNIGLESHMLFGGAPEGFVPPPVSSHHMEWVSDDVLRYNAGGGEFWKINVRTGQAAPDVGGEK
- a CDS encoding sialidase family protein; translated protein: MPVCRRLAALLGALVLLSACPTQRDPDEVVVADGEGFPLEFATPPVEGGDPRVLQQVEAMGDSVYLDTVNVFVSFDKRRTWKEINAAALGSIQKWVFVTPTAGLALTGKHGLAYIELDKDIIYYLNGEPAWSAWGYREDGTVFTVRQEVDAGTGQTGDEKARVWLGRRRDFTQDAPWPEVELPSLPFSYRTYRPSVHFGADGAIYVASYFGLQVSRDDGQSWQQVPVLQSEQGSIDWSGVDLFVTRAGTLFARTQNTAFVSRDGGASWVGAPMPGGLANRSSMIKMEEPVPGELHFRDLAYRSTDEGRSYQQDFTLERYGFRQSLGTLFFRGGEYYFHMDLLSNFVGAAPDTALHILNPHQGASVAPTNLRRAFPQGGGRYTGLWNQGVITYTPGDVEWRVEHFFDNTYFLQRLRDGRLALAHHLGLRFSRDEGATWSEPVRMSNTSTNSVTVKALVETPGRLFVSGSDNAGCDRRALLESRDEGASWQPVTAQIIQNPEQSPVSPRYQPEVTTADPSGRLWGFVSDLSGCRAVDSFAASSEDQGRTWQGVKDRVPLAATSRGNLLTIKDDSADEAILFWERSHEEWKPFGAPRMDGATVPNLFVGQPFIHVDAEDFVYFVDGQRVLKSTRPVE
- a CDS encoding Crp/Fnr family transcriptional regulator; this encodes MKHKLVDYFRHIAHLSDEEAQAILDSMVVKTYPKGTHLLMAGQVCTEAYFVLQGCVRQYSVVDGEERSHGFFTEDEWVLSVHSMVTQTPADHFLVCAEDTTVVVGTEQREQDLYRRFPRFETISRMAMQKVLAEQQERFASYLTDGPEQRYLKLSKTRPDIFQRIPQYQLASYIGVKPESLSRIRKRIATRGKPATPRRKA
- a CDS encoding DUF4386 domain-containing protein, whose amino-acid sequence is MNTTRLHSRVLGILFLLPFFAYGIGTALITSVLKDPEHLAAVAGQRTPFVWGALLLLLNSITVVGIGVLFFPILRERSSGIAVAYVCTRVMEALLLIVGVVFLLSILQLGESAQGQTTPERVTLFNLLSKGNFWAYQLAMIILGAGSVAFCLSLYRSRLLPSLLPLVGAVGYGFLALGSVLELFGLPWGILFSAPGGLFEVFLGGWLIAKGFRTVTPSVAA
- a CDS encoding methyltransferase; the encoded protein is MDQTPPPNLSQQLLEHISSYWISQVIGVVARLRLADLLASGPLSSEALAPRVGAHPEGLYRLMRAGVVAGLFTQVPPRTFTLTPLGACLRSEVPGSMRDMAIMQTAPGHWLPWGDLVTAVRTGHSPVRQVLGTDLWEHYQKNPEEAAHFDRAMGSFSSFVAAEVARLHDFSPYARVADVGGSQGVLLATVLRAHPSCRGILFDLPHVIDGARAHVEAEGLGQRMDLVAGSFFEPVIPTAEAYLLKHILHDWDDASSTSILRQIHRAAPPGARLLVVEMVMPDGEPSRTALIDLNMFVVSDGRERTAREYEVLLASTGWALEGITPSPSGVSLIEARKR
- a CDS encoding sensor histidine kinase, with amino-acid sequence MEDSSSNYLSLLCAGSGNDQPSRQATHPRSQEALADFVDSAALGLHWVAPNGTILWANQADYEPLGYTADEYIGHNITAFHADAEVISDILQRLTRGERLLEYPARLRCKDGSVREVSISSSVRFDETGKFLHTRCFTRDVTEHARVARALRASEERFRMLLAGVKDFAIFMLDAGGRVETWNQGAERLYGHTMEELVGQHVSTLYTPEDLRAGRVDEELAATSHHGRYESECERVRKDGSRFWAHVVTTALRDEEGRLRGFAKVTRDVTEKRKAEEEKERLLRELKAAVAARDEFLSIASHELKTPLTSVKLNLHALEHRAEKTVEQTEGAGSRRLVRIHGQIDRLAKLVNSLLDVSRITANRLDFHLEEVELGEVLQDVLGQFKEELDRAGCALHLRTDAGVVGRWDRLRVDQIISNLLSNAIKYGPGKPVEVDLQRLGKSARLVVRDHGIGISERDQERIFDRFERAVSIQHYGGFGLGLWISRQIAEGLGGSITVHSQPGLGSTFVVELPLSGLPGGD